One part of the Candidatus Uhrbacteria bacterium CG10_big_fil_rev_8_21_14_0_10_50_16 genome encodes these proteins:
- a CDS encoding threonylcarbamoyl-AMP synthase, whose translation MVQAILMAMSVTKAQLEEAIRQLKQGGVVIFPTETSYGIACDATNHQAVERVMRIKQRSDTMPMALIIADMSMAQWCGQLDPALEELAKRHWPGPLTVVVPNANRDLSPLCLRDGTVGLRISSHPIAHALTEGLGKPIVATSANRSGCPSAYSVAEIQEQFANQQDQPDLYLDGGTLEPSPPSMIIELVNGEIVVHRQGSFKL comes from the coding sequence ATGGTACAAGCAATCCTAATGGCTATGTCTGTTACAAAGGCGCAACTCGAGGAGGCAATTAGGCAACTCAAGCAAGGTGGCGTCGTTATTTTTCCGACAGAAACGTCTTATGGGATTGCCTGTGATGCAACAAATCACCAGGCGGTGGAGCGTGTGATGCGCATTAAACAGCGATCCGATACAATGCCGATGGCGTTGATTATTGCCGATATGTCCATGGCGCAGTGGTGCGGTCAACTAGATCCTGCATTAGAGGAACTGGCAAAACGTCATTGGCCAGGTCCGTTGACAGTTGTTGTTCCAAACGCAAATAGGGACCTCTCACCGCTGTGTTTACGTGACGGAACCGTAGGTTTGCGTATCTCGAGTCATCCGATCGCACATGCTCTTACAGAAGGCCTCGGAAAACCTATTGTTGCCACATCGGCCAATCGGTCTGGCTGCCCGTCTGCATACTCGGTTGCAGAAATACAGGAACAGTTTGCCAATCAACAAGATCAACCAGATCTTTACCTAGACGGAGGAACGCTAGAACCGTCACCGCCGTCTATGATTATCGAGTTAGTGAACGGGGAGATTGTGGTACATCGCCAAGGATCCTTTAAGCTCTAG
- a CDS encoding UDP-glucose 4-epimerase — MAAEKERIIVTGGCGFIGSHLVSRLLQDGHEVLVIDNMSTGKVEYIQGTCAIQKLDVWADGKKMTKAFQKFRPDVVFHLAAQKVVQSSMENPILDAQENILGSINVLEAMRAVGGGRVVFASTAAVYDPAARVPIQETSLVRPISPYGVSKRSAEMYMWDYSEHYPIAAISLRFSNAYGPRGVNAVNTFIELMLKGEAPTIFGTGEKTRDFIYVDDIVEAYLRAMKTSWCGELNIATDTETSIKELTSLVATAVGKEINPIFADDREGEIFRSRLDATQAKEVLGWSAKVRVAEGIAKTVEWYKQS; from the coding sequence ATGGCAGCAGAAAAAGAACGTATTATTGTTACCGGTGGGTGTGGATTTATTGGTTCGCACTTGGTAAGTCGACTCCTACAGGACGGTCACGAAGTTCTTGTGATCGATAATATGAGTACAGGAAAGGTGGAATATATTCAGGGGACCTGTGCCATTCAGAAGCTGGATGTGTGGGCCGATGGAAAAAAGATGACAAAAGCGTTTCAAAAATTCCGGCCAGATGTTGTGTTCCATCTTGCCGCGCAAAAAGTGGTCCAATCGAGCATGGAGAATCCTATTTTAGATGCACAGGAGAACATTCTGGGTTCAATTAACGTGTTAGAGGCAATGCGTGCTGTGGGTGGTGGCCGTGTGGTTTTTGCGTCAACCGCCGCCGTGTATGATCCTGCTGCGCGCGTGCCGATTCAAGAAACCTCGCTCGTGCGACCGATCTCTCCCTATGGCGTGAGCAAACGATCTGCGGAGATGTACATGTGGGACTACTCAGAACACTATCCAATTGCCGCTATCTCACTTCGTTTTTCTAATGCGTATGGCCCTCGCGGAGTAAATGCGGTCAATACGTTTATTGAGTTGATGTTAAAAGGAGAGGCTCCAACAATCTTTGGAACAGGAGAAAAGACACGAGATTTTATTTACGTCGACGATATTGTGGAAGCGTACTTGCGTGCCATGAAGACATCGTGGTGTGGAGAGTTAAATATTGCAACCGATACGGAGACATCGATCAAAGAACTGACGTCCCTTGTTGCAACAGCGGTTGGGAAGGAGATTAATCCAATTTTTGCGGATGATCGAGAAGGAGAGATTTTCCGCAGCCGGTTAGATGCGACGCAGGCAAAGGAAGTATTAGGCTGGAGTGCAAAAGTGCGTGTCGCAGAAGGAATTGCAAAAACGGTTGAATGGTACAAGCAATCCTAA
- the groL gene encoding chaperonin GroEL, with translation MAKELQFGEDARIRLKAGVDMLANAVKVTLGPKGRNVIIDKQYGGPAVTKDGVTVAREIELQDAFENMGASLMKQGASKTNDVAGDGTTTATVLAQAMIHDGLRNVAAGADPQSLRRGIEKGVEMVVEAIRHQIAKPVAGEIERVASISANDADIGKKIAEAMEIVGQDGVITVEEGQSFGVEVDAVQGMQFEKGYVSPYMITDTEKMEAVYEDALILLTDKKISSIQDILPLLEQLAQSGKKELVIIAEDIDGDALSTLTLNRLRGSFSALAVRAPGFGDRRKLMLEDIAILTGGRVISEDVGLSLEKVTIEDLGRAAKVFATKDATTVVDGAGEKVKIDERVALLRKQIENTDSEFEREALQKRIAKLAGGIGVIRVGAATEVEMREKKDRIVDAVAATKAAVEEGVVPGGGVALVRAAAVLDEMVLEDDEMLGVQILRRALEAPLRQIAQNAGADGSVVLQRVREGSGGFGYNAATGAYEDLSVVGVLDPAKVTRSALQNAASVAVMILTTEVAIASLPEKEPQSMPSGMPGMM, from the coding sequence ATGGCAAAAGAACTACAGTTTGGAGAAGATGCGCGTATTAGGTTGAAGGCAGGCGTGGACATGCTCGCGAATGCCGTGAAGGTTACCTTGGGTCCCAAGGGGCGCAATGTGATTATCGACAAACAATACGGTGGACCGGCGGTCACGAAAGATGGTGTTACGGTGGCGCGCGAGATTGAGCTGCAGGATGCGTTTGAGAATATGGGGGCTTCTCTCATGAAGCAAGGGGCAAGTAAGACAAACGATGTTGCAGGAGATGGAACCACGACTGCGACCGTGTTGGCGCAAGCTATGATTCACGACGGATTACGTAATGTGGCGGCAGGCGCGGATCCTCAATCACTGCGCCGAGGCATTGAAAAAGGTGTTGAGATGGTGGTAGAAGCGATTCGACATCAGATTGCAAAACCCGTTGCGGGAGAAATTGAACGCGTAGCTTCGATCTCCGCAAACGATGCGGACATTGGAAAGAAAATCGCCGAGGCGATGGAAATTGTGGGACAAGACGGCGTGATTACCGTAGAGGAAGGACAAAGCTTTGGCGTGGAGGTGGACGCGGTACAGGGAATGCAGTTTGAGAAGGGTTACGTGTCCCCCTATATGATTACCGATACGGAGAAGATGGAGGCGGTGTATGAGGACGCGTTGATCTTGTTGACGGATAAAAAGATTAGTTCTATCCAAGACATCCTTCCGCTGCTTGAACAACTCGCGCAGTCCGGTAAAAAAGAATTAGTGATTATTGCAGAGGATATTGACGGAGATGCTTTGTCAACACTGACGTTAAATCGTCTCCGTGGATCCTTTAGCGCGTTAGCGGTCCGAGCGCCTGGATTTGGGGATCGACGCAAATTAATGTTAGAAGACATTGCGATCCTCACAGGCGGCCGTGTGATCTCGGAAGACGTTGGTTTGAGTCTAGAAAAAGTCACGATTGAGGATTTAGGTCGCGCGGCTAAAGTCTTTGCGACAAAAGATGCAACCACGGTTGTCGATGGTGCAGGAGAAAAGGTAAAGATCGATGAACGTGTGGCACTGTTGCGTAAGCAGATTGAGAATACCGATTCTGAATTTGAGCGCGAAGCATTGCAAAAACGTATCGCAAAACTTGCGGGCGGTATTGGTGTGATTCGTGTCGGTGCGGCAACAGAGGTTGAGATGCGAGAGAAGAAAGATCGAATTGTCGATGCCGTGGCAGCGACAAAGGCGGCCGTAGAGGAAGGGGTGGTTCCAGGTGGCGGTGTGGCATTGGTGCGTGCGGCCGCTGTATTGGATGAGATGGTTTTAGAAGACGACGAGATGCTTGGAGTGCAGATCTTGCGTCGTGCATTAGAGGCACCGTTGCGACAAATCGCGCAGAATGCAGGTGCGGATGGGTCAGTGGTTTTGCAGCGCGTGCGTGAGGGGTCCGGTGGGTTTGGTTATAACGCAGCGACGGGCGCCTACGAAGATTTGTCTGTTGTGGGTGTGCTGGATCCGGCAAAGGTCACGCGGTCTGCGTTGCAAAACGCGGCGTCTGTGGCGGTGATGATCCTCACAACAGAGGTGGCGATTGCGAGCTTGCCAGAAAAGGAGCCTCAATCGATGCCGTCGGGCATGCCAGGAATGATGTAA
- a CDS encoding peptide chain release factor 2, with amino-acid sequence MDSQIQERDALEVQMSEPGFWTNPEQAQTVARAFGDKKNEIETWTTLKDDVEFVQLMLEEGSDAGAIEQKLQEIQAHYDAIELQLLFTGAYDAANAIVSIHAGAGGVDAQDWSEMLLRMYLRFCEQQGWKTTLIDESRGSEAGIKSATFRVGGTRVYGHLKTEAGVHRLVRQSPFNADGLRQTSFALVDVLPEIERDEEVDLDMKDVRIDTFLSSGKGGQSVNTTYSAVRLVHEPTGITVSCQNERSQTQNKETALKILRGKLLQRKLEAHAQEMESIRGEVSSAEWGSQIRSYVLHPYQLVKDHRTQFETSDTEAVLNGEVLPFINARLRQSHN; translated from the coding sequence CTGGATTCGCAGATACAGGAGCGAGATGCCTTGGAGGTCCAAATGTCCGAGCCTGGATTTTGGACAAATCCAGAACAGGCGCAAACGGTGGCGCGAGCATTTGGCGATAAAAAAAATGAGATTGAAACCTGGACCACGTTAAAAGACGATGTGGAATTTGTGCAGCTTATGCTCGAGGAGGGGAGCGACGCGGGCGCAATCGAACAGAAATTACAAGAGATTCAAGCGCACTACGACGCGATTGAGCTGCAGCTCCTTTTTACAGGGGCCTACGATGCAGCGAACGCGATCGTTTCGATTCACGCAGGTGCGGGAGGGGTTGATGCACAGGATTGGTCCGAGATGTTGTTACGCATGTATCTGCGGTTCTGTGAGCAACAGGGTTGGAAGACCACATTGATTGATGAGAGCCGTGGGAGTGAGGCAGGAATTAAATCAGCCACATTCCGTGTAGGGGGGACGCGCGTGTATGGACATCTCAAAACAGAGGCCGGTGTGCATCGCTTGGTGCGACAATCACCGTTTAATGCGGACGGGCTGCGGCAAACGAGTTTTGCGCTCGTGGACGTGTTACCGGAGATTGAACGCGACGAAGAAGTAGATCTAGACATGAAAGACGTACGTATTGATACGTTTCTCTCGAGCGGCAAGGGCGGGCAAAGCGTTAACACCACCTATTCTGCGGTACGACTGGTACATGAACCGACGGGAATTACGGTGAGTTGCCAAAATGAGCGCTCACAAACGCAAAATAAGGAGACGGCGCTTAAAATCTTGCGTGGAAAGCTGTTACAACGTAAACTCGAGGCGCACGCACAGGAAATGGAATCCATTCGCGGTGAAGTGAGCTCGGCCGAATGGGGCAGTCAGATTCGTTCCTATGTGCTCCATCCATATCAACTCGTTAAGGATCATCGCACGCAGTTTGAAACATCAGATACGGAGGCGGTGTTAAATGGAGAGGTGTTACCTTTTATCAATGCACGACTACGACAGTCACATAACTAA